The following proteins come from a genomic window of Lolium rigidum isolate FL_2022 chromosome 5, APGP_CSIRO_Lrig_0.1, whole genome shotgun sequence:
- the LOC124654436 gene encoding histidine-containing phosphotransfer protein 2-like — translation MAAVALKNQLNAHIASMFAAGFLDKQFQELQMLQDDGSSPGFVSEVVGLFIDDAEKITGLIAGLLEQPVVDFDKVDALVHQLKGSSASVGAQRVKLSCEQFHSYYEAKNRDGCVMALALLRNEFYDSRSKFQTMFQLEQQIEACS, via the exons ATGGCCGCCGTCGCGCTCAAGAACCAGCTGAACGCACACATCGCCTCCATGTTCGCCGCG GGTTTTCTGGACAAGCAGTTCCAGGAGCTACAGATGCTGCAGGATGACGGGAGCTCGCCGGGGTTCGTCAGCGAGGTCGTCGGCCTCTTCATCGACGACGCCGAGAAGATCACCGGTCTCATCGCCGGCCTGCT GGAGCAGCCTGTCGTGGACTTCGATAAGGTGGACGCCTTGGTGCACCAACTAAAGGGGAGCAGCGCCAG TGTTGGTGCTCAGAGAGTGAAGCTGTCATGCGAGCAGTTCCATAGCTACTACGAGGCAAAAAACAGAGATGG GTGCGTCATGGCATTGGCTCTTCTCCGAAATGAGTTCTATGATTCTCGCAGCAAGTTCCAGACCATGTTTCAG CTGGAGCAGCAAATTGAGGCATGCTCCTAA